A segment of the Anguilla anguilla isolate fAngAng1 chromosome 6, fAngAng1.pri, whole genome shotgun sequence genome:
ATGAAAATACTCCCATTAGAGTCATAATGAATCCAGTGTGTGCTAGGATTTGCCATCACTCACTGGAAGAGACATACATACTTCATACGTTACACAGGAAGAGACATGTATTACATCAACATGAATGGCAAAATGTAAATCATTGTTGCTGcttgtgaataaataataaatgattacTAAGAAATACAATAGCCCAATTCAATATTAAATACAAACTCATGAGCAACCGAAGAAATAGGCCCAATGGATcaaacatataataataatgcctttTAAAGATAGACCATGTAGGATTTTGCAGCCCTTGTAGACTCTGTGTTTGAACAAAAAATCTGCTCCTtcgtcctcaaccccacccacacctccgtTGAGGACACACTTTCGAGCACTACAAGCAAAATATCAAGCgaagaggtgaggtggtcagagTTGAAAATGGCATTTTCGCAACATGAATGATTCTATATAGACAATAAAAGTAATTTAGTAAGTAATTTAGTAACCCTTAGTGTGTGGGAACATCTTACGGTAGCTACTCCGTATAGTGCTGCTGCAGctactttgtgtttttcctcatttggcATTTAGCTattctgggccctgtttcacgaagcaggattactgagttagctggacaactgcactgagtaaaactcaAAACCCACCCAAATGGAGCATGGATTGAAGTAAAACAAGCTGCTCTGTTTTACAccgcgcagttatccagctaaatcACCAATCCTGCTTCATGGAATAACCTCctggacatttagttagaaTTGGGATGTAAACATGGAATCGCGTGCGGAATAAATAGCATTAGCAGGCCATATGTCTATAATAGCTAATATACTTGTAAAGTGAAAAAGTTATCCATTGCCTTTTAGTCCAAAGTTagcaactttgttagctttgttatTAAGTtcccctgattgaaataaatgcaggtgaattaccAAGCTAGCTACATTGCAACTATCAACAGTACCAGCATTTCCCACGGGGGGGGCATCTTGATGGAAGAACAGACTTTGAAACAAATGCTACCCAAACAGGCCAATGCCGCATTGCTTTTCATCTCCTTGGCGAATTCCAGCTGACACCACCAAAACCAAGTAATTTCAAGGTTGAAACGGTTTCAACAGTTTCAGTTTCTGAATGAGCCCTGTTGGCTGGTCTTTCTGTTTTACTGTATCTAGACTTCTTAGCATCATCTACCATTGCAGCAGCTAACTAGCAACAAAAACTTTGCtctcccaaaccacaggctctgtagccacacacaccccttcccACACAAAAAagtgccacacccagaaacatcctgaacacattttagaataacaaatacaggtaaatgtGCATGAATTTGGTGAAATAGTGTAAAGACTGAGATTTCCAGTGCagcatagatatgccttagcatagtcattttattatattttcaaataaaaaagcatgcatATGTCTTTAAGAGGCAAAAAAGTGTGGATTCCAAATCTATGATGGGGTGAAAAAAGTCAACAGAGGAAATATGCATCTTGAACAGGAACATGACACTTCATGGTCCAATTACTGTTAATACTtcaaggttgggggggggggggggaggttggttCCCTACAACCATGCGTCTTCAGAACATTGTGGTGTGAATGCAagaaggcaaaaaaataaatcgaTGAAAAGCCAAATATAAGTTTTCAAGGTGGCTTGGTTTTTGGGTGGATAATCAATTTGGGCTCCGACATCCACGTGTCCTAAAGGCCTCTCTGCTgggagtggagggggtggaggggcagcGCACAAACTAAGACCAGTACGCTTCTATGTCCAGGACCATCTACTCTGACTGCACATAAGGCACGTCACCTCTCTTAAAATGGTCCAGAATGGGCTATGCTCACCTAAGGGTTATCAGGTTAAAAACAACGGGGTGACATTAAATAGTTTCAGACATTAAAAAGAGGTGCTGGACAGCAAATATCAAGATCAATCCTTGTTTAAGAAAAAAGATGGAATGGAGGCACTGTAGAAGGCTTATTTGAAtcatctctttctgtctttttgcaacaataacaaaaaagacATAACTAACAATGATAGTACAACAATTTCCACATATGAGATTACTGGTGGCAATTTAAAACAAACTACAACAGTACAAAAAATAGCAACTTTCAGATCCTCtttttatcataaaaaaaacaaaagtttatgcaaatatttttctgCTGACTATTAGGAAAGAGCCAAAAGACTGCATATTGACCACCAATGTAGCTAATAATAGTGGATGCTTAAATAAATTAAGCCAAAGACTTTCCAGTGCAAATGAGCATTTCTCTCAGCTGGCTTACCACCAAGAGAGTACAGAATTAACCAGTAGTTCCCATGGTAACCAATCTTCATTGAGAAAACAGGGGTTATGAACAATAACTCCTGTCTATTGGAGGCTGTGCATGTTACTGCTGCAGTCAACTGTTACAATCAAAAATGTCAAGCTATTCATCTGCACATTGCTAAAACATTTTGTCAACACAAGATCATATTTGCTCAATATTATGGAAAGGAAAGGTTTTGCGAAGGGAAAAATGTGGACCACTAGTGTAATATAAAGAAGGGCATGCAGCTCATCCAGCTTTTGGGAAGAGGTTCAAATGTTCATCATCAATGCATGCTGAATGCTAAAAGATTTACAAAGAAGCAATTCTCACCTAGGTTCGATGCTCCTTATACATAAATTTTAATTTCTACAATGTAAAGTGAATTTGTGCTGGaacaaaataatcatttgtCAATTagtacattaaaacattaatgctAAGGCATCTAATGCTATATAATGATGAGCCACACAATGGCTGTGATGGAGAGAACTCAGTGTAGTAATAAAGAGTACAGTACCAGTATATTTAATGACACACTCTTATATCTTCCATAGAATGGATATTCCTACAACTACAAAATCATATTCAACACACGTTATCAAGTGGGGTTGTACCAGTTATCCAACTGTCTGTTAAATGTGCTGGTTTAAATTCATGATACATGATGTAAGGTTAGCTTGTTTACATATTAACTGTAtatccttgtttttgtttttttaagtgttaCACAGTAACCACAAGCAAAAGGTGAGTTGCTCCATTTCCTctgaattttctgaaaaaaggaaaattcagaccacagaaaccacagaaaaatatttatgtaaaaatatcaGTGATTACATTCTAGCTGCGAACTATAGCCTATGCACATTGGCTTTATCTTTCAACTGAGCATGGTTGCTTTAACAAGCATAAGCCTGCACAAAAGTCATGCCAATATGATTATAATTAATACTGTAACAAGAATGGTAAACTCGAAGATTTGACGGAAAAAAATTTACACGTTGCTCAACGTCTCAAACTACATAGCGTAACGAAGTGCATAAAAAACGTCAGTGTCCCAGACAGGAACAGAAATGAGAGGAAGGCGTATACGCCCCGAAAATAACGCCCGGAGAGACAATTACACAGGATCCAACTTCAGTTTTTGTAAACAGTTGGAAGCCATAAGCCTCCATATAAATCTCGAAACAATACGACACGAACAATTTCAGAATGACCCAAGTTTTGGACTGAAAAATGCAGACAGGCGGGAGGGGAACAATTCACGTCCTCGTCTCCATCTGCACAAAAGCAGCTGGGAAATTCGCATTTTTTTTAGGAGGGGGGAAATTTCAAAGCCTCGCGATGTTCATCTTTCCTgtccattttccaagaaaaaatgtatagaaTATGATAGAAAATTCGGAACGTTGCAACATGTCTGGAATTTCATTTGGTCGCTATGGTCGTTCGTTCCCacttaatgaatgaaaataaagggAATAAGCAGCTTGTGATGTGGTAACAATAGGTTAACAATCGGATGAACCATACTTAAAACCAGCACAGTGAAAATCTTTCGTGTGACCAACAGCATCAATACTTACATTGCGTGCTACTCTGTAGTACGGAAttcattgttttccattaaaagCGTCTGGTAGCCTATGCAATCAGCCCTATGCAACAGTTCAGAAAGACAATTCATAGAAAATGCTCGATTTTAATGAAGATCAAACATTACCTGATCCAATGGGAGATTGACGATTTCGCTTATCGGCTGCAGTAAACTGGAGCCTGTGCACGAGGATATTGTTTCAGTAGCCATGATTCAGTCAGTGCTAATTGAATTCTTGCTCCTCTCACCCTGAGACCGTGAAATCCCGATACACCCCGAGTCGTTTCTGCAGCTGCAACTGTAACTGCTGGTGTTGCTGCCGCAGCTGCTACGGCTACTGCTACACTGTACCGCTTACGTCTATAAGCAGCGCTACAGCACCGCCGAGAGACACACAGCCCTTAAAACAACGAATCAGGAGTAGGCGGTGAGAAACGGACACCAATTCtcccatcagccaatcaaacatGGAAATATGACAAGTTCACCCAATCACAAACGTGACGTTGCCACTTCAATGTTGATCTACAGATTCTGGGGCAAATCACTGCGGAACCCTCTTTCCACCCATTAATCGCGTCACCACCAttcatttcttaaaatattccACTGACACACAACCtcctgaaactgaaaaatctaattaaaacaATTGCACTTGTTTAGGTGCTTACATCCCAGAGCAGCTGTTTACCAAAAAGGAGTAGGTTGAAACTGGTgtaattttaatgaatatgtgaGGTCCTATATATAAAAATCACATGAGACCTGAAGAATAAActagtgttttttatttgacttcCCAACACACTGCATTGAAACGTGAATAGCCAAATGCATTGATAAACAGATTAGTATTCTACTGACATTGTTacgttttcaaaaaataaaaataaaaaagctggcTTCTATACTATTCTTATTCATGGTGAATAAATGCAAGTCTTcttcagacatacacacactcggtGGTTGATTCAGTGTGGTTTATTTCcattgttcaaaatattttatactgtactttaaaaaaataaacagtttgctTTCATGAATAAAGGctaaactgaaaaactgaatgGTCTGCTGttcaaaacaaagacacactggtcaaaacaaacaacataGGCTTTACAATGTTAGGTGTTTTTTCACCAGACTTTCCATCAGCATGTCCTACTATTGATCCCTCACACCCTCTATACATCATGTCTTTATATCTACCTTATGGTTGCTGTTACCCAAAGCCCAGACCTCAAAACAAACCttccccaaatgtattcagctCCTTAACAACCAACAATGGCACAATGTAGCACAATCTTTGGAAGTACAGTATTGTTTTTGACTGTGTATCAACTGTAATTGGGCTTTATCTGCTTTGTGTGAGCCACTTGTGCCAAGCAATTTCCCTTCAAGGACAATAAAGGATTCATGTGTCTATCCAACCTACTACTAAACTGTTATCACAACGGAACTCAGCAGTCTCTCACTGCACAGCTTCTATCTGCAAAGACAGTTTCCCTTTCCTCTGCTCTGGGCCTCTTTGACCTCCCTGCAGCACTTGACACCACTCAACAGTTGTTCCTTCCCAGTTTCATGGGGAGGTAGAGTTTTCAGACTTGATAACCTCACTACAGGTGTCCCCCAGAGTTCGATGCTTAGTTTTCTGCTCTCTATATATTCAGTCTCTTGGTCTTGATGACACTCATATCTTTATGAATTCTGTCCTTCCAATATTCCGGTCTCAGAACACATCTCAGCTTGCCTACAAGAAATTTGAGCTGATGGCAAGCTGTCACCTGAAGCTCACCATGGCTATAACTGAGATGTTATACTTTCCAAGCAAGTCCTCCCTCCTGTTTGACCTTTCACTCATCATGGAATATACTACACTGTGGATCTCTTCATCTGCTTGGAAACTCAAGAGTGTTACTGAAGAACATATTGTCCTCTCTGATAACACCATGGTGGTATGTTTGGCATGCGGGTACTTGCTGTACGACATGCTGAGAACGTGCCCTTTCCTTACCACCTACACAACAAAGCTCTTAGTCCAGGGCCTAGTCATTTCCCATCTTggctactgcaactccctcttCGCCCTCTCTCCACAATCAGATCTCTATAGCAtttccagaatgctgctgcttgcctgatGTACAACCTCCAAAGGCACAGCCATTTCCCACCCCTTCTCAtttccctccactggctaccaatATCAGTTTGCATCAAATTAAAAACCCTGGTGCTATTCCACTGGGCAGCTAAAGGGACCACTCTATTATATCTTCAAAATATTAGCAGACCtgacacaccagccagacctcttcACTCAGCAAACTGGGCGCCTCGACGTTCCCCCCAGCATTCTTGCACTTCCTGCCAACGTCTCCTGCCCTTTCGGCCCCcccggtggtggaatgagctttcACTGTGGTCAGAACAGTTGAAACAGTGCCCGTCTTCTGACGCAAACTTAAGACTCGCCTCTTCAGACTTCACCAATCACAATGGCTCCACAGGCTCTATTTAGCCCTTTAAGATCCTGAGATGAAAGGTACAATATAAAAgcccttattattattattattattattattatcatcatcatcatcatcatcattattattatcatcatcattattattattattacaaatgagGTTGAGGGGGGCAAACTGGATCGTGCTACATGGTCAAACTTATGTTACCTTTACTCTGAGAACACTGGAACATCTGTACAAGATCAGTTACAATCTCTCAGtgtgaaaaaattaaaaggatttttaaaagaccataaCAGACCTCTGTtgcttttaatgtaatttatttaatgcacaTGAACTaatatcctttttttatttttcatgtgggTTGCATAGGTTTTGGAAAAATCATCTATTGTAAATTGATGATTGATCGTCATTTGAGTTTGTAATTTTGTTGAGTTGAATTTGACTCCTTTATGGTTGTATGAAGGGATTATTTAACTAATGATGGTCAAATGAGATGGGcagaaaagacacaaaaaagtgCATGAAAAGGTAAAAATGCTGGTCACTGAGGTAGTACTCTAAAGGTACATAAAATATTCCCCTAGCCAGCAGtacataattcatttgcacCTTTTGCatgtaaaaggtacttattagtacccaaatagGACATTATTCAAActtcagggtacatttggggAATTTGTTCCTTAAGGAACAAAAATGTATctccactgtacctttatttctgagagtgcatTAACATGGCAACGGCTAGAAACCCACTTTGCGTTTTACTTATTGGCAGGcgcttttattacatttctattATGGGTAAAAATAGTGACAAAAGTcttaagaattaaaaaaaaaaaaaaaaaagctgcattgCTGAAACATATGCCGAATGCACACTCCAACACATTAGATGGTGATAACATGCGAAGAACAACCAAAGAAGAAGACATGTCGAAATAAATATCCGGTTGCATGGCGTCATATCCGTTCCGGGAGCGAAGCGTTGCTGCAGAAGACGATAAACCGTGCAGCCTTAAGGGCTTCTGAAAGCAGCTTTGACCATGGTTAAATGCGTGGTCCAAGGCTGCCCTAACAGAAGTTACGCAAAGACTGAGCCCACAAATCGACCTCGCAAAaggtttttcagttttcctAAAGACCCAGCCAGAGTTAAAGTTTGGCTAGCCGCACTGAGAGAGACCGACAAAGTGCCTTCAGATGAGCATCGAATATGTGAAGACCACTTTCTGAAAGACCACATAACGCAACGCGGAATAAGTGAAGATGCGATACCTATTATGCCACCGTATTTGGATGGACCGCTAGCCATGAGTGCTGGAACCGCCTCTGATGAACAAGACGACCTCTCAGATGCTGCCGATTTGCAGGTTTGGAAAGTTTGACAACTTGTCTGCAAACTAGCCTGCTTTTCAACTTGGCTACATTTTCAGCTGTTAAAAGTTACTGTTACGAGCTTGTATCTGTTCAATTGTTGCATTCAGAGCAGGCAGTGATCAGCCGCGTAAACTGGCTTGTTATGGACCCGCAGCATTTTTTGACTTTTCGCTCGTGAACGGTTCAATTTACTCGTCTGTGGGAGTTTTGCAATACGCTTAGGGGCATCacagttttgttttgggggcGTATCAGCATGGCGAAGGTCTTGGTCGGTTTTCGCGGGACAACTTGGTGGCGGGAATTGGTGGTAGGCAATTAAGTACAGGCTTTGGATGATCAAAGCACATTCATTGGAATTTAATATCGGGGGATTCCGTTTGCTTTTAATTAGGCGCACTCCATTCCACACACGACTGTTAATTGTAATTTGCCGATGGTGTGGGTGTATTATGCCTTAGGGATGCAAGTTTGTCAAAGTAAATTCTGAAGCATGTCATCAGCATACCATCAACTCCTCCATTGTTTGTTTCAGGATGAAGGTGGGGAGGGTCAGTCGTGGGAGGCAGAGGCCCCTGAAAGACCGGACTCCGTGGATGAAACGGAGTAAGTGTGCATCATAGCTTAGATGCTGACCTGTACTGAGAAATTAAAGGTTTTTCTGCGTTGGGGACGAGGTCAGGTAAGATGGAACAGTGCTGAcgaacagttttgtttttcatttgtagcACCTTCACTGCACAGGCATCGGCTATGACATACGGTCCCCATAAGTGCAAAGGTATGAAGTTTATTTGTCATGAACTTTGGGCCCCcaatattttactttgttttcctACATATCCATTAATACATCTCTAATTCACCAAAGCTCAAAAGCATCTTTTTCTGTTAAGCTTTTCAGTCTTCTGGCAAGCCCATAATCTGCAATATTTTTGCTGTCCTGCTTTTGATAAAGTAATCTATTCTTGATAAGTTGATGAGCAATTAtgtttgtgatatttttatAGTTGCAAACATAACTCATTGTTATCTATGAGACAGTTACCTTAATGAGCAGATCTTGGACAAACGCGTCTGAGCAGGAGCTTTTCCTGATCCCTGACTTCATTTGGACCTGAGACTTGTGTCGatgtatacattacattttactcttatccagagcgacttacacaattttttacatacatGGTATTATATAGCATTtccattgtatccaattatacagctggatatatactgaagctatGCAGGTTAAGGGTACGACAGTGTCCTAGTCCtagaattgaacctgcgacccttaggttacaagacccactccttacccattatactacgctgccgCCCGACACAGTGTTTTTGGTTCTGTTTCATTGGCCATAACCTAAGCCTTACAGACAGACTGTTCGTAAGTGGGGTTTGCCCCTGACAAACGGACCGTCTCTCTACCCAGTTGAAAACGATTTCTCCTTGCCGCGGTACCGCTGCGACGTGTCGTTGGGCCGGCTCACCAAGCGCTTCATGGAGCTGCTGAGCACGGCCCCCAACGGCATCGTGGACCTCAACGAGGCGGCCCGCGTCCTGGGGACCCGCAAGAGGCGCGTCTACGACGTCACCAACGTGCTGGACGGCATCCAGCTCATCAAGAAGCGCAGCACCAGCCAGATCCAGTGGGTGTAAGTTAGAGTGGATTTCCCCTCGCGTTCAGCCAGATCCAGTGGACTTTCCTCCACATTCAGCTAGATCCAGTGGGGGTACTGTAAGTTGCATTGGCCTTCCTCTCCTATCGGATGCACCTTATGCAAGGAAGGCCAGAAAACCTGGAACAAGAGCCAGAAATTCTacatgtttcctgtgtttttaaaatctcttGAGCTGGCTGTGAAAGCAAAGCATAGTCTCCCAGTGCTCCATCAGCGGTTTCATTCGGCAGTCTCCAGCTGTCACCTGAAAGTACTACAGTTTTGACCATTTTAAGTTGAGTTCGAGTGAAATAAACGTAATGAAACTTAGCCAGGGCAACGTCAGTTCTGTTGGAATCAAGTGGTTTGGGTTGAACATCTTTTCATCACTCTCATAACTTGATGCAAATGCTTTCTGAAGCAGATTAACTGTACTGCCTCTTTGTGGAGTAGCACATAGTCAGAGCTGGGGTTTTTTGGAAACGCGAGTGAGGCTCTGACCGCTCTCGCGATCccctctgggttttttttccacaggggTTCGATTCCGGCCGGCGAGCTGGGCGTGCAGTGGAAGGACAAGCTTCGGGAGGAGCTGCTGGACCTGTCGGCCATGGAGGAGGCCCTGGACGAGCTCATCAGAGACTGCGCCCAGCAGCTCTTCTTCCTTACCGACCACAAGGAGAACGCCGAATATCCTTCCCGATCGCCTCCGCCTCGCTGAGTCTATCCAGCGCCTTcccaagaaaaataataaggcGGCAATTTTGGATGAAAACCTACAcaaatgtgtgcatatgagGATTGCACAATAGATTAGTTTCCCTCCAATGAAGACTGAGGTTGTAGCGATTTCACTTTGCCAACGTTAAGATTCAGCAGAACAAATTGTAAATGCCCGACTCCATCAGGATAACCATCACTGATCTTTATTATGTTTGTCAAATAGGTGATTATTTATCATAATTTGTAATGTTTAATATTAATCATTAGATAACCATGAAGACCACTAAGAAGCCACTCAATTACATGGATCAAAATTGCTTTAATTTTTTCTGGTTAAAACAGGTTTTGGATGCATGACAAAAATCTGTGTATTTCTGACCTTTAAAAGCCAGGCTTATTTCAGGTTTTTCTTGTGTGTATATTCCTCTTTAACCCTTTCGCACCTCGGCCTATGTGACTCATGAGGACATCTGCAGGATCGAGGCCTTCCGGGAGCAGGTGGTCATTGCCATCAAGGCTCCTGAGGAGACCAGGCTGGAAGTCCCCACGCCCAAGGAGGTGGGCTCCAGACTCCAGAGTCGGGCACTGTTAGGACACTGAACTTGGAGCACAAGCTACTAAATAGTGGCAACTGGACATTGACTTACCGCAAGTGCAATGTAAAGCTTGCTTCTGGCCAACAGCATTATTGAAATTAGCTTAGTTAGGTATTTGGTCACAGAAAGtacattttctgtgttcagCCATCTTGGACTGAATGCTTTGGACCTGTCTGTACTTGAGGGCTAACCAAAGTTTAGTGTCTGTACATTCCCTTCTGTGTATCTTCAGGAAAGAGAAAATGGCACGATAGCGTCCGATAGCACGGTTGAATTTATGGGCGTGAGCCGGTTTCCTTACCTTTTGATTCTCAGGATGGTATCCAGATCCACCTGAAGGGCTCCAGAGGCCCCATCAGTGTGCT
Coding sequences within it:
- the si:ch211-195d17.2 gene encoding transcription factor E2F6, coding for MVKCVVQGCPNRSYAKTEPTNRPRKRFFSFPKDPARVKVWLAALRETDKVPSDEHRICEDHFLKDHITQRGISEDAIPIMPPYLDGPLAMSAGTASDEQDDLSDAADLQDEGGEGQSWEAEAPERPDSVDETDTFTAQASAMTYGPHKCKVENDFSLPRYRCDVSLGRLTKRFMELLSTAPNGIVDLNEAARVLGTRKRRVYDVTNVLDGIQLIKKRSTSQIQWVGSIPAGELGVQWKDKLREELLDLSAMEEALDELIRDCAQQLFFLTDHKENADSAYVTHEDICRIEAFREQVVIAIKAPEETRLEVPTPKEDGIQIHLKGSRGPISVLMCETGGQDSERAAGGSFSTLEESRIHTTPLLKDKSTLPPSVKTP